The DNA window AGCTTTGAGTCAATCGACTTCCCGCCTATTTTATTTTCAACCGTCCCTATTAATCCTACCCTAAACCCGGCTGCAGAAAGAATTGATTCTATAAGATAAGCTGTAGTAGTTTTTCCATTAGTCCCTGTAATTCCTATGATTTTTAACTTTTTAGAAGGACAATCATAGAATCTGTTTGAAAGTTCCGCCAAAGCTTTTCGGCTGTTATCAACAATAACTTTCTTCACACTTGGGGGAGCGTCAAAATCTTTTTCCGCGACAATAGTAGATGCCCCAGCTTTAATCGCATGAGCTATAAAATCGTGGCCATCAACCTTTAATCCGGGGATTGCAACAAAGAGATCTCCGCTTTTTACTTTGCGGGAATCGTAGGCGATATTGTTTGTCTTCATCTCAAAAGTTCAAGATATTTTTTAAATTCTTTAGGCAGTTTTATATCTTTTATTTTCTTCTTCATAATCGTTATTTAACCAAATATTGGTTATTCCTATAAATATGATATCATATAAAATAATCAGATGAAATTATCAATTATTATTCCAGTTTTTAATGAGAAAAAAACATTAGAAGAGATTTTAAATCGCGTTTTGGCAGTTAACATTGAAAAAGAGATTTTAATAGTAGATGATTTTTCCACAGACGGAACACGAGATCTTTATCCTTTATTTCAATCCGACGAGATAAAAGTAATCCTGCAAAAAAAAAATCAAGGAAAAGGATCCGCAGTTAAAACAGGCATTGCCGCCGCAAATGGCGATTATATTATTATCCAGGATGCAGACTTAGAATATGATCCTCAAGACTATAAAAAACTTTTAAATCCGATAATTCAAGGCAAAGCTAAAGTGGTCTACGGTTCAAGGTTTTTAGGCGAACATAAGTTTTCTTCTTTTGCTCATTTTATAGGGAATAAAGTTCTTACCGTTATCACAAACATTTTATATGGGATTAAAATAACCGATATGGAAACCTGTTATAAACTGATACCTACAGATTTGGCAAAAACATTGGATATAAAATCAAAAAAATTTGACATGGAACCGGAAATAACAGCAAAAATATCAAAAAAGGGATACAAAATTCTAGAAGTCCCGATATCTTACAAAGGAAGAGCATTTGATGAAGGAAAAAAGATATCATGGAAAGACGCTTTTTCTGCAATTTGGACGTTGGTCAAATACAAGTTTACAAAGATATAAACCCCGATTAGGATAATCGGGGTAAAGAGCCATAAAGAGATAAAAAGGTAAAGAGAGTTAAGGATTCAAAAACATGAAACTTAGTGTCGTTATAGGAACTTATAATCAAAAAGAGAAGTTAAAAAAGGTTTTGGATTCTTTACTTAACCAAACGCTCTCAAAAGACCTTTATGAAATTATTGTTGTTGATAGCTCCTCAACAGACGGCACAGAACAAATGATAAAAGAATTAAAGATTAAAGGAGTAAGGTACATTAAACAAGAAAACCTCGGAAGGCCTGGAGCACGTAACCGCGGAATTAATGAAGCAGAAGGAGAGATTGTTTTTCTAACAGATGCCGATATGCTTGCCGACCCAAAACTGCTAGAAGAGCATTTAAAGGCGCACGAAGCAAAAACACATTCCTCTTTTGAAGGTTTAACTATCAATCCTGACGGAAACCCATATATAAAAAAAGAGTTTAAAGACGGACAAAAACTTAAGTGGGCCTATTTTCTGACAGGAAATTTATCCATTTCAAAAAATATCATACAAAAGTCAGGTATGTTTGACATGGCATTCACAGGTTATGGCTGGGAAGATATAGAACTCGGATATCGTCTGTCAAAAATAAAAATCCCCTTATTCTATCTGCCAAGCGCGATTAACCACCATTTACACCCCATAACACAAGAAGATATGCTCAAAAGAAAATACAATATGGGAATGTCCGCCAAAATTTTCCTTAATAAACATCCAAACTTTGAAATAAAGATGTTTTTAGGTTTTAATCCAATTGCCTATGGGATATATTTTTTAATAAAAAGAATATATCCTCTCAAAAAAATCATAGAAGCAAAATCAAAGACTTCTAGATTCTTTCAATATCTATGGGAAGAATTCTTGTATAGGCAGGGTTTTGAAGAAAATATCAAAAATTAACCCCGATTAGGAAATCGGGGTTAATTGGTTGTCATATATATCGTCTACTAAAACATTTTTCTCGGAAGAAGCAAACAAAAGAATTTTTTCCCCGGCAAAACAAAACTGCAGGCAATTTCTTGCATCCACATCCAACCCTTTGAGGAAGAAAGTCCGTCTTCTGAAATAAAATGATCCAAAAGGGATATCTTCGATCATAACAAAATCAACATCATATTTGCCATTTCGAAGATTTTCACAAAAAATCTGAAAGCCTAATCCCGCAATTCCAAAGCTAAAAACTCCGCCCTTAGCCTCAAAAGAAGAGGCAATCCTCTTAGAAAAATAACCTGATTTATCACCGTGCACCCCAAAAATAAAAAAAGGTTCTTCTGTCTCAGGAGGAGGAGCTATTTTATATAAACCTTCTATATAACAGGGCGTAACACTAAAAAAAGAATTCTCTTCATTCGTTGAATATTCAGAATATAATGACGATAAAGAAAATAGTATCTCTCCAATTTTTAAACGATAAGATTTATTTTCATCCAAATAACTTTCCAGCAATACTTTTCCTTCAATGCCGTAAGCTATCAATTTAGCTTCCCCTTTTTTAATAATAACCTTTAAAACAATTCTTTCATTACCAACATAAAGTTCGCTAAAATAATGACGCTCAATCCTGCCTGGGAGGCCGACAAAGGTTGCAAAATTCATGGGTCTTTCTATGCCATCTCTAACTAAAGACGGACAATATGAATCTGAAACCATAAAATTATTTACAGAGGAAGATCCTTTCTGAGACTCAAGTAAAACCTTTTTTCTCCAAGGTGTTTTTCCTGTCTTTTCCGTCTCCCATTTAAAATAATCTTTAAAGCTGTCTCTTAAAGATAAAAAAGATCTCCTGGATGCTAAAAGAAATTTATTTTTCATAAATTCATATCTGTAAAC is part of the candidate division WOR-1 bacterium RIFOXYB2_FULL_36_35 genome and encodes:
- a CDS encoding glycosyl transferase produces the protein MKLSIIIPVFNEKKTLEEILNRVLAVNIEKEILIVDDFSTDGTRDLYPLFQSDEIKVILQKKNQGKGSAVKTGIAAANGDYIIIQDADLEYDPQDYKKLLNPIIQGKAKVVYGSRFLGEHKFSSFAHFIGNKVLTVITNILYGIKITDMETCYKLIPTDLAKTLDIKSKKFDMEPEITAKISKKGYKILEVPISYKGRAFDEGKKISWKDAFSAIWTLVKYKFTKI